One part of the Candidatus Hydrogenedentota bacterium genome encodes these proteins:
- a CDS encoding class I SAM-dependent methyltransferase has translation MLLNTVEYLAMNNPIRALVHRHYEARKLLRIGGPMSGGCALEIGCGRGVGVEIILDRFHADAVDAFDLDPRMIAKAAKRLKRRDGEVRLWVGNASQIEAKDAAYDAVFDFGIIHHIPDWAGVLAELWRVLKPGGRLYAEEVLSAYLLHPLWRRLLDHPLENRFDFAQFRDGLTHAGFQLVAAAPLG, from the coding sequence ATGCTCTTGAACACCGTTGAATACCTCGCGATGAACAATCCCATACGCGCCCTTGTCCATCGCCATTATGAAGCGCGCAAATTGCTGCGGATAGGCGGCCCCATGTCCGGCGGATGCGCCCTTGAAATCGGCTGTGGCCGCGGCGTTGGCGTCGAGATTATCCTCGACCGATTCCATGCGGATGCGGTCGACGCTTTCGACCTCGACCCAAGGATGATCGCAAAGGCGGCGAAGCGCTTGAAACGCCGGGACGGAGAAGTCCGGCTCTGGGTGGGTAACGCGTCCCAAATCGAGGCCAAAGACGCAGCCTACGACGCCGTGTTCGACTTCGGCATCATTCACCACATCCCCGACTGGGCGGGAGTCCTTGCCGAACTGTGGCGTGTGCTCAAGCCCGGCGGGCGCCTCTACGCCGAAGAAGTTCTGAGCGCATACCTGCTGCATCCGCTCTGGCGGCGGCTGCTCGACCATCCTCTCGAGAATCGTTTCGACTTCGCGCAATTCCGGGACGGCCTGACCCACGCCGGATTCCAACTGGTCGCGGCCGCCCCGCTCGGCA